ATAACGTCACATATTCTTCTCGAGTTGCTACTCGAGATAAAATCCAAACGGATGGAATGAAAATCGTATCCATTTGACTCACAAACCCTAAACGACTTGTCCAATAAACAGCAGGAGATATTCTCTCTGCTGCAGGCAATTCTCTATTCCCTAATGCAATCAACTTATTGAGAAAATAAAAAGGGCACTCCTTTAGTAAAATTTCATCTAAGAGCTGCAGCTCAATATTATGACAATTAAGTTCTATAATAGATAAACCGAAACTTTGTAATTTTATCCTGAGACTTTCAGGATAATTTTCAAGCCTTCTATTCTCAATCAAGCCTTCTATAAGAAGGCGTAGCTCTTGAACTGTTAAGCTCTCGTCAATACATATCTGATAGATAATTCTAGGATAATTTTTTTCTACTATTTCAAGAAATCCTTGTGGAATAAGCTTTCTTTCATCTACACAGTTTGCAACGTCAACAGCAGCCTCCGTATTGATTGCTAATTGACTATCGTATAACGAACTTAAGTCCATATCTATTTCTAAACTATCTTCCTCTCTAGTAGAGACATCACTAGCAACCAAGGGAGATAAATTAAATGCGGTATTTAAAATAGAAGTCGATTCTTCATCGAAACATTCCTCACGAATAACATTAGAATTTAACATAGATGCGGTAGCATTCTCGGAATATGATTCTGGTGTTTCAGCTAAAACAAAATCGTTATCGGAAGGTTCCACACCATCAATTGTAGAATCTAATGTATCTCTAGAACCAACCTCTACAGAATCCTCAAAAAAAATACTCTCTTCTTCAAAAGATGCCTCATGAACAACATCAGAATCCAATGCAACAATAGAAACAACTTCGGAAAGCAATTCTGAAACAGGATCTATTTCTTCCTGAGAAGATGCTTCAGCAGCAAATTGAGAATCTAATGTAGAGCTAGGACTAACCTCTGTAAAATCCTCAAAAAAAGAACCCTCTTCAGTAGAAGGAGAAATAGAACTACTTATACCAGGATCAATAACAGGCGTTATAATAACATGAGGGCGTCTAGAATAATACAAAGTAGAGATTAATACAGATCCACAAAGCACTAAAGAGATTACTAAACCTAATATTATTATTGGCTCAGAGATTCCACTAAAAACAACAGAAGCCAAGACAAGAGATATGATCGCAAAAAAACGCTAGATATAACTACAGCATGCTTATACAAGCGCTGTGAAATACAAGAATATGAACAATCATCAACTAGAGATGATTTAACACAGAAAAAAAATGTATTGTGACAACTCATTGATCCACGACTATCAAGAATAGTTTTCTTATCCAATGACAGGGGTGCAACAAGTTAAATTAAAAAGCCCTGATATATTAGGGTAAGCAGTCTATTTATAATTAACTAATTAGTGAATCTATATTTTTATCTGTGAAATTATTTTGCAAAACAAAAACAAACTAAGAGATTAATAAACAATATATTAGAGAATTACTTATGAGAGATGTCTGGGTAGAAAAAAAATAAGTTTATCTATGAAAGTTTGAAGAATCTGATCCATCACATAAGAAAAAAATAATCGTAATATCTCTATATCTTGGTAAAGATTGTCAAGAATGTGCATTTATGAATTAATAATGACTTCTTATAACTATTATCTTCTCATGAACGTTACCGATCTTCTTATCTATTTAAACGATCTATTCTCTTCGGAATCATTTCCGGATTATGGCCCTAATGGACTACAAATAGGAAATCTTGACACGAATGTTGAGAAGATAGCTGTTGGGGTAACTGCAGACCTAGCAACCATAGAAGCAGCTGTCAAACTAGGCGCTAATATATTGATTGTTCATCATGGACTGTTTTGGAAAGGAATGCCCTATCCTATTACAGGAATGCTTTATAAGCGTGTACAACTCCTGATCAAGCATAACATACAGTTATTATCTTATCATCTACCCCTAGATGCGCATCCAATCCTTGGAAATAATTGGAAAGTAGCTCGCGATTTACAATGGACAAACTTAAAGCCATTTGGCAGCTCTCTTCCCTATCTAGGAGTTCAAGGATCCTTCACCCCAATATCTATAGATAATTTTGTAGAAAATCTATCTAATTACTACCAGTCTCCAATAAAAGCTCAAGCACTTGGTGGTCCGCAAACCATTTCCTCAGCAGCATTAATTTCCGGCGGAGCTTACAAAGAGCTATCTCAAGCTATTCTTTGTAAAATTGATTGTTTCATCACGGGAAATTTTGATGAACCTGCATGGTCAATGGCCATAGAAAATCATGTGCATTTTCTAGCCTTTGGTCATACGGCAACAGAAAAAGTAGGACCAAAAGCTCTCGCACATTATCTTCAAACAAACCTACAAGTTTCCTCAACATTTATTGATACTGACAATCAGTTTTAATATACAAAAAATGTGTGTGATCGTTCTTGGCTTTTTCTTAGAACTTACTTTATAGTAAGTTCTTTTTTACTATTTCAAAAATCCATAGATCATCATGACCATAGATACAGAAAAACAACAAATAGTTCGTCCAAGAAACGAAATCCCTACCGAAGACTGCTGGAATGTAAGTCCTCTATACCCAAATAGAGCGGACTGGAAAGCAGATTTGGATTCTTTTGGGCTGAAAACGGACGGCTCACTTACCTGGCCAGAACTACAAGCAACGCAATATCAAATTGAGAATTCAGAATCTCTCCTTTCTCTATTAACTAAACTTTTCTCGGTTGAAAGAAAGCTTGACAAACTCTACGTTTATGCTCATCTAGTTCATGATCAAGACATAACAAACCAGGAGGGAATCGCAGATCTAAAATCGATCACACATCTATATACTCTCTTTTCTGAAGAAATCTCTTGGATACAACCTGCTTTAATTAGTTTATCAGAGACTATAATAGCTCAACATTTATCGGTTCCCTGCTTAGCACCTTATAGATTCTATTTAGAGAAAATCTTTAGACTATCTATGCATACAGGCACCCCTGGAGAAGAAAAAATCTTAGCTTCCGCATTTGCTCCTTTTGAAGTGGCTAGCAAGGCATTTTCTTCTTTAAGTGATTCTGAAATTCCTTTTGGTCAAGCTACCGATTCAGAAGGCAATTCTCATCCCCTTTCCCATGCATTAGCATCATTATATATGCAGTCTATGGATAGAGAATTAAGGAAAACAGCTTATCTAGCACAATGCGAAAGATATTATAATTATCGACATACCTTTGCTAATCTCCTTAATGGAAAAGTTCAAGCACATTTATTCTATGCAAAAAACAAAAAATACAGTTCCTGTCTAGAATCAGCATTATATCATAATAATATTCCGACAACGGTTTATACTAATCTCATCGAAATCGTGAAGAAAAATTCTTCACTGATTACAAAATACTACTCTCTAAAACAAAAAGCTCTAAATCTAAAAGATTTCCATTTTTATGATGTATATGCTCCTCTAAGTCAATCCGAAGAAAAAAAATATTCTTATGAAGATGCCGTTGATCTTATCTATAACAGCCTCTCACCACTTGGAACTGAATATGTTGATACTTTAAAACAGGGACTAACTACAGAAGGTTGGGTAGACAAATACGAGAACCTTAACAAACGCTCTGGAGCTTATTCTTCGGGATGTTATGATAGCTACCCCTATATTCTATTAAACTACACGGGAACATTATATGATGTATCTGTAATTGCTCATGAAGGTGGTCACAGCATGCATTCCTATTTCAGTCGGAAGAATCAATCTTTCCATGAAGCACAATACCCTATTTTCCTTGCAGAGATTGCCTCAACGCTAAATGAAATGCTTCTTATGGACTCAATGCTTAAAAAGAGCGATTCTAAAGAAGAGAAAATCACTATTCTTACAAGATGTCTGGATACAATCTTCTCTACACTATTTCGTCAGGTGTTATTTGCATCTTTCGAATATGAAGTGCATTCTGCTGCAGAACAAGGTCTTCCTTTAACCGAAGAGTACCTATCTTCAACTTATAAGAATTTACAAAATGATTTTTATGGAGAAATCGTAACATTCGACACTCTTTCTAACATAGAATGGGCAAGAATTCCTCATTTCTATTACAATTTCTACGTGTACCAATACGCAACAGGTATCATTGCTTCTCTATGCTTTGCAGAAAAAATTCTTAACAAAGAGGACAACGCTCTCAACTCGTATCTGAACTTCTTAAAAAGTGGAGGCTCTGACTTCCCATTAGAAATCTTGAAGAAGTCTGGATTGGATATGATAACAAGTGAGCCAATACATAAGGCCTTTTCCTTTATAGAGAGAAAAATCCAGGAGTTATCATCTTTAATTTGAAATAACTAAAAAAAATAGCACTTGATATTATTAAGTGCTAAAATCATTGCCAAAAACGAGAGACTCTGATATCGTTTTCGAGAAACGGCAAAGTCTCTTAGAACATAAAACACAAGGAGCTTATAACATGTCAGATCAAGCAACGACCCTTAGGATTAAGCCCCTGGGCGATAGAATTTTAGTGAAAAGAGAAGAAGAAGATTCTACAGCGCGCGGCGGCATCATTTTACCTGATACGGCAAAGAAAAAACAAGATCGAGCAGAAGTACTCGCTCTAGGCACAGGAAAACGAGATAAAGATGGTAATACCCTACCTTTCGAGGTTTCAGTAGGTGATACTGTTTTAATAGATAAATACGCGGGACAAGACCTTACCATCGATGGTGAGGAGTACGTCATTGTTCAGGAAAGCGAAGTTATGGCAGTTCTCAAGTAAGATAAATCATTATTTATAGATTGCAAAAAGTTAAGGAGCACAAAAACAATGGCAGCAAAAAATATTAAATATAACGAAGACGCCAGAAAGAAAATCCATAAAGGGGTTAAAACTCTTGCAGAAGCTGTAAAGGTAACCTTAGGTCCTAAAGGACGTCATGTGGTCATCGATAAAAGCTTTGGTTCTCCTCAAGTTACAAAAGACGGTGTAACTGTCGCCAAAGAAATTGAGCTCGAAGATAAACACGAGAATATGGGAGCTCAAATGGTCAAAGAAGTTGCCAGCAAAACTGCAGATAAAGCTGGTGACGGAACTACAACAGCTACTGTTCTCGCTGAAGCTATCTACAGCGAAGGATTGAGAAACGTAACTGCGGGCGCCAATCCTATGGATCTCAAAAGAGGAATCGATAAGGCTGTGAAAGTCGTTGTCGATGAAATCAAAAAAATTAGTAAACCCGTACAACATCACAAAGAAATAGCTCAAGTAGCAACTATTTCTGCAAATAACGATTCTGAAATCGGTAATCTTATCGCCGAAGCCATGGAAAAAGTTGGCAAAAATGGCTCTATTACTGTTGAAGAAGCTAAAGGTTTCGAAACTGTTCTCGACGTTGTCGAAGGTATGAATTTCAACCGTGGATATTTATCTAGCTACTTTTCTACAAATCCTGAAACACAAGAATGTGTTTTGGAAGAAGCTCTTGTGCTTATTTATGACAAAAAAATTTCCGGAATTAAGGATTTCCTACCAGTTTTACAACAAGTAGCAGAATCTGGACGTCCCCTACTTATCATCGCCGAAGATATCGAAGGTGAAGCTTTAGCCACTTTAGTAGTGAACAGGCTACGTGCTGGATTTAGAGTTTGTGCAGTAAAAGCTCCTGGATTTGGCGATAGAAGAAAAGCAATGTTAGAAGACATCGCTATTTTAACTGGTGGTCAGCTCATTAGCGAAGAGCTTGGCATGAAGCTTGAGAATACAACTCTAGCTATGTTAGGAAAAGCTAAAAAAGTAATCGTTTCCAAAGAAGATACGACAATTGTTGAAGGACTTGGAAGTAAAGAAGATATTGAATCTCGATGCGAAAATATCAAAAAACAAATCGAAGACAGCACTTCTGATTACGATAAAGAAAAACTCCAAGAACGGTTAGCTAAACTTTCCGGAGGCGTAGCTGTAATCCGTGTAGGCGCTGCTACAGAAATCGAAATGAAAGAGAAAAAAGACAGAGTAGATGATGCTCAGCATGCAACTCTTGCTGCAGTTGAAGAAGGTATTCTACCTGGTGGTGGTACAGCTTTAGTTCGCTGCATTCCCACTTTAGAAGCTTTCATTCCTATTCTTACAAATGAAGATGAGCAAATCGGAGCACGTATTGTTCTCAAAGCACTATCCGCTCCATTAAAGCAAATTGCAGCAAATGCTGGTAAAGAAGGCGCTATCATCTGTCAACAGGTGCTTTCTCGTTCCTCTAGCGAAGGCTATGATGCTTTACGCGATGCTTACACCGACATGATTGAGGCAGGAATTCTCGATCCAACTAAAGTAACACGTTGTGCTTTAGAAAGTGCAGCTTCTGTAGCTGGACTTCTATTAACAACAGAAGCTTTAATTGCCGATATTCCTGAAGATAAATCCTCTTCTGCTCCCGCAATGCCAGGCGCAGGAATGGATTATTAATCCTTAATTTAGAAGTATTCTTTCTAATGTTACAAGGTCTCCTTTCATCCATATTGAGAAGAAGGGGGGCCTTTTTTTATTTTCTAATATTTCTTTATTCATCTATGTTAGGAACTAAGATAAATAATATTCTCATCATGCATGTTTAAACTTTTAAAGAATTTATTTTTATTAGCATTTTGCATTATCGCTTATTTTTGGATTCGCAAAGAAAGCATTGTTGAGCATTGGTTATCTGCGAAGTTACACACTCAAGTAACTGTAGGAAGAGTATCTCCTAGAACTTCAGGAATGAAAATTCGTTATCTGTGTATTCACAATCCCATGCCCTCGGAGCGCTTTCCTTATGCCATGGAAATTGAATATGTGAACTTACGTTTTTCTCTTATTTCTATGTTTCTATCTAAGAAAATAGAGATCTCTGATCTTCTTGTTCATGGAGCAAACTTCACTATACTTCCCTATGACAATCAATCGTCAAAAACGAACTGGTCATTATTATGGAAAAATTTCACTCCACAAAACCAAGAAACTGTCAGACTTTCTTCATCTCAATCTTTTTCATCAAGATTGGATGACGTCCCTGTATTAATTAAACGTTGTCTATTTGTAAACACTCGCATTCATGGAATAAAATCGAATAATAAAGAAATCCCCTATCTTGCTGTCCCATCCTTAGAGTATCATAGCAATATAAGCAAACAAAGTTCCCTACCTAATCTTGCTACAGCACTTACGTCTATTCTCTACCTAGCAGTAGAGGAAAGTTTATATCATGTAAATATCCCTGGAGATATTGTTAAGGCGCTATCTAAACAATCCCATACATATTTC
This portion of the Chlamydia crocodili genome encodes:
- a CDS encoding DUF1389 domain-containing protein, which translates into the protein MLCGSVLISTLYYSRRPHVIITPVIDPGISSSISPSTEEGSFFEDFTEVSPSSTLDSQFAAEASSQEEIDPVSELLSEVVSIVALDSDVVHEASFEEESIFFEDSVEVGSRDTLDSTIDGVEPSDNDFVLAETPESYSENATASMLNSNVIREECFDEESTSILNTAFNLSPLVASDVSTREEDSLEIDMDLSSLYDSQLAINTEAAVDVANCVDERKLIPQGFLEIVEKNYPRIIYQICIDESLTVQELRLLIEGLIENRRLENYPESLRIKLQSFGLSIIELNCHNIELQLLDEILLKECPFYFLNKLIALGNRELPAAERISPAVYWTSRLGFVSQMDTIFIPSVWILSRVATREEYVTLFDHAKNNTWNQTQDLISDLQNRLMIYLDSEYNPSFSCTKSSVRWDLRTSSWLFYLSKHGLSWEQLQLFRKIDSRSVNFLCEIEQQGRGGHLARNMVSVFAYINENQENFDSNIALFTWEEWMRDYSESTKRGERWRTHESTIRLLNAKRNELDSLKETSFDCEELSGLPYYTYDFSTGERRTLS
- a CDS encoding Nif3-like dinuclear metal center hexameric protein, producing MNVTDLLIYLNDLFSSESFPDYGPNGLQIGNLDTNVEKIAVGVTADLATIEAAVKLGANILIVHHGLFWKGMPYPITGMLYKRVQLLIKHNIQLLSYHLPLDAHPILGNNWKVARDLQWTNLKPFGSSLPYLGVQGSFTPISIDNFVENLSNYYQSPIKAQALGGPQTISSAALISGGAYKELSQAILCKIDCFITGNFDEPAWSMAIENHVHFLAFGHTATEKVGPKALAHYLQTNLQVSSTFIDTDNQF
- the groL gene encoding chaperonin GroEL (60 kDa chaperone family; promotes refolding of misfolded polypeptides especially under stressful conditions; forms two stacked rings of heptamers to form a barrel-shaped 14mer; ends can be capped by GroES; misfolded proteins enter the barrel where they are refolded when GroES binds), with amino-acid sequence MAAKNIKYNEDARKKIHKGVKTLAEAVKVTLGPKGRHVVIDKSFGSPQVTKDGVTVAKEIELEDKHENMGAQMVKEVASKTADKAGDGTTTATVLAEAIYSEGLRNVTAGANPMDLKRGIDKAVKVVVDEIKKISKPVQHHKEIAQVATISANNDSEIGNLIAEAMEKVGKNGSITVEEAKGFETVLDVVEGMNFNRGYLSSYFSTNPETQECVLEEALVLIYDKKISGIKDFLPVLQQVAESGRPLLIIAEDIEGEALATLVVNRLRAGFRVCAVKAPGFGDRRKAMLEDIAILTGGQLISEELGMKLENTTLAMLGKAKKVIVSKEDTTIVEGLGSKEDIESRCENIKKQIEDSTSDYDKEKLQERLAKLSGGVAVIRVGAATEIEMKEKKDRVDDAQHATLAAVEEGILPGGGTALVRCIPTLEAFIPILTNEDEQIGARIVLKALSAPLKQIAANAGKEGAIICQQVLSRSSSEGYDALRDAYTDMIEAGILDPTKVTRCALESAASVAGLLLTTEALIADIPEDKSSSAPAMPGAGMDY
- the pepF gene encoding oligoendopeptidase F; this encodes MTIDTEKQQIVRPRNEIPTEDCWNVSPLYPNRADWKADLDSFGLKTDGSLTWPELQATQYQIENSESLLSLLTKLFSVERKLDKLYVYAHLVHDQDITNQEGIADLKSITHLYTLFSEEISWIQPALISLSETIIAQHLSVPCLAPYRFYLEKIFRLSMHTGTPGEEKILASAFAPFEVASKAFSSLSDSEIPFGQATDSEGNSHPLSHALASLYMQSMDRELRKTAYLAQCERYYNYRHTFANLLNGKVQAHLFYAKNKKYSSCLESALYHNNIPTTVYTNLIEIVKKNSSLITKYYSLKQKALNLKDFHFYDVYAPLSQSEEKKYSYEDAVDLIYNSLSPLGTEYVDTLKQGLTTEGWVDKYENLNKRSGAYSSGCYDSYPYILLNYTGTLYDVSVIAHEGGHSMHSYFSRKNQSFHEAQYPIFLAEIASTLNEMLLMDSMLKKSDSKEEKITILTRCLDTIFSTLFRQVLFASFEYEVHSAAEQGLPLTEEYLSSTYKNLQNDFYGEIVTFDTLSNIEWARIPHFYYNFYVYQYATGIIASLCFAEKILNKEDNALNSYLNFLKSGGSDFPLEILKKSGLDMITSEPIHKAFSFIERKIQELSSLI
- a CDS encoding AsmA family protein, whose amino-acid sequence is MFKLLKNLFLLAFCIIAYFWIRKESIVEHWLSAKLHTQVTVGRVSPRTSGMKIRYLCIHNPMPSERFPYAMEIEYVNLRFSLISMFLSKKIEISDLLVHGANFTILPYDNQSSKTNWSLLWKNFTPQNQETVRLSSSQSFSSRLDDVPVLIKRCLFVNTRIHGIKSNNKEIPYLAVPSLEYHSNISKQSSLPNLATALTSILYLAVEESLYHVNIPGDIVKALSKQSHTYFSSAYPILIENEEPETTVAPKKSTDEIVGFVRELFFH
- a CDS encoding co-chaperone GroES, which translates into the protein MSDQATTLRIKPLGDRILVKREEEDSTARGGIILPDTAKKKQDRAEVLALGTGKRDKDGNTLPFEVSVGDTVLIDKYAGQDLTIDGEEYVIVQESEVMAVLK